A section of the Tepidanaerobacter syntrophicus genome encodes:
- the recF gene encoding DNA replication/repair protein RecF (All proteins in this family for which functions are known are DNA-binding proteins that assist the filamentation of RecA onto DNA for the initiation of recombination or recombinational repair.): MYLYNLRLYDFRNFSELNTKFNNGINIFYGDNAQGKTNLLEAIYFISELRAARAFKESELIKYERPLAFIKGEFKTNTGPITRQVTFYRDRKKEVKEGENKKNKRSDLCPDISAVYFSPDDVDLIKGEPGLRRRFIDNIVCQFRPTFYKYLQDYQRVLAERNMLLKSIKVKPELIKTLDPWDNQLIEFGFRVISERISMLSKISQKAKDYFKSFSPPESHLDIKYKSEIDFTNLSLIKKDYSKKLIENRKKDIGRSFTSLGPHRDDIEFLINGRDAKYFASQGQQRLITLCLKFAQRSLLSTEKGEFPILLLDDVMSELDEGHRKLILDDEKSQVFITTTDLKFIPDNILKKASLYLINNGRIGEQDGKN, from the coding sequence GTGTATCTTTATAATTTAAGGTTATATGATTTTCGAAACTTTTCCGAGCTGAATACAAAATTTAACAATGGAATCAATATCTTTTATGGTGATAACGCTCAAGGGAAGACGAATTTGCTGGAGGCTATATACTTTATATCGGAATTAAGAGCGGCAAGAGCTTTTAAGGAATCTGAACTTATAAAATACGAAAGGCCACTAGCTTTTATAAAAGGTGAATTTAAAACGAATACCGGGCCTATTACAAGACAAGTAACTTTTTATCGGGATAGAAAAAAAGAGGTTAAAGAAGGAGAAAACAAGAAAAACAAGCGGTCAGATCTTTGCCCTGATATAAGTGCGGTATATTTTTCGCCGGATGATGTGGATTTGATAAAAGGGGAGCCGGGACTTAGGCGCAGATTCATAGATAATATAGTCTGTCAATTTAGGCCTACGTTTTATAAATATCTACAGGACTATCAGCGGGTGCTGGCCGAGAGAAATATGTTGCTTAAAAGTATAAAGGTAAAACCTGAACTTATAAAAACATTAGATCCATGGGACAACCAACTTATAGAGTTTGGTTTTAGGGTTATAAGCGAAAGAATAAGTATGCTTTCAAAGATATCACAAAAGGCCAAAGATTACTTTAAAAGCTTCAGCCCCCCTGAAAGCCACCTTGATATAAAATACAAAAGCGAAATAGACTTCACTAATCTTTCTTTAATTAAAAAAGATTACAGTAAGAAACTTATAGAAAACAGAAAAAAGGACATAGGGAGAAGCTTTACATCTTTAGGACCCCATAGGGATGATATAGAATTTCTTATAAATGGCAGGGATGCTAAGTATTTTGCATCTCAAGGACAACAAAGACTTATAACCTTGTGCTTAAAATTTGCCCAAAGAAGCCTGCTTAGTACTGAAAAAGGCGAATTTCCCATATTACTTTTAGATGATGTGATGTCTGAACTTGATGAAGGGCACAGAAAGCTTATACTAGACGATGAAAAAAGTCAGGTATTTATAACAACAACAGATCTAAAATTTATACCTGACAATATCCTGAAAAAGGCATCACTTTATTTAATAAACAATGGTAGGATAGGTGAGCAAGATGGAAAAAATTGA
- a CDS encoding RNA-binding S4 domain-containing protein, translated as MTKEKEVFINTDTIELDKFLKWAGVFSTGGEAKLVINEGRVKVNGQIETHRSRKLKVSDIIEVDGLKLQVCRR; from the coding sequence ATGACGAAGGAAAAAGAGGTTTTTATTAATACCGACACAATAGAGCTTGATAAATTTTTAAAATGGGCGGGAGTTTTCTCAACCGGCGGCGAAGCGAAACTTGTGATAAACGAAGGCAGGGTGAAAGTAAACGGACAAATTGAAACCCACCGCTCACGAAAACTTAAAGTTTCTGATATAATAGAGGTTGACGGCTTAAAGCTGCAGGTGTGCCGGAGGTAA
- the dnaN gene encoding DNA polymerase III subunit beta, giving the protein MKFIINKNELVSAISIVEKFVPSKTPMPTLAGIKFLATEDSLFLTATNLEMGIEYKIYGEDTGLLVKEKGNTVIESKILSNIIRRIDEDIIEFDCNENSANIKSSGFNMVLPCFNVMDFPEISKKNSLKTIKLKQGIFKDMIRKTIYARADEFSSRPQLTGVLVDCKDNILNMVALDGFRIAWSYVELDDLAEDFKVIVPGYTLLEISRIFKDEDESSFEFCYSAGSVEFATENFVITSRVLDGDFIDYKMIMNIEPKLVVKVDANKLRLAVEKAGIIARESSAGNLIKFNIAEGIIEVQAEAESGRISEKVACSTKGQEMLIAFNAGFFLDALKSISEPEIRLEFSDEAGPCIITPVENEHHKNFILPVRLKGEKL; this is encoded by the coding sequence ATGAAATTTATAATTAATAAAAATGAGCTTGTTTCAGCAATCTCTATAGTAGAAAAGTTTGTGCCTTCAAAAACACCTATGCCAACCCTTGCAGGAATAAAATTTTTAGCAACGGAAGATAGTTTATTTCTTACGGCTACAAATCTTGAAATGGGTATAGAATACAAAATTTACGGCGAAGATACCGGTCTTTTGGTGAAGGAAAAAGGAAACACTGTAATAGAATCTAAGATTTTATCAAATATTATTCGCAGAATAGATGAGGATATAATAGAATTTGACTGTAATGAAAATAGCGCTAATATAAAGTCTAGCGGTTTTAATATGGTACTGCCTTGCTTTAATGTAATGGATTTTCCTGAAATTTCCAAAAAAAACTCCCTTAAAACCATTAAATTAAAACAAGGTATTTTTAAAGACATGATACGAAAAACAATATATGCAAGAGCTGATGAATTTTCCTCAAGGCCCCAACTTACAGGTGTTCTTGTAGATTGTAAAGATAATATTTTGAATATGGTAGCCTTAGATGGTTTTAGAATAGCATGGAGTTATGTTGAACTTGATGATTTGGCAGAGGATTTTAAAGTGATAGTTCCGGGTTATACACTCCTTGAAATTTCAAGGATTTTTAAAGACGAAGATGAATCTTCTTTTGAATTTTGCTATAGTGCAGGCAGTGTAGAATTTGCAACAGAAAACTTTGTGATTACATCTAGAGTACTTGATGGAGATTTTATAGACTATAAGATGATTATGAATATTGAACCGAAATTAGTTGTAAAGGTTGATGCAAATAAACTTCGTCTTGCAGTGGAAAAAGCCGGCATTATTGCAAGAGAAAGCAGTGCCGGAAACTTAATAAAATTTAATATAGCAGAGGGGATAATTGAGGTTCAAGCAGAAGCTGAGTCAGGCCGTATTTCAGAAAAGGTTGCTTGCAGCACAAAGGGACAGGAAATGCTTATAGCCTTTAATGCCGGATTTTTCCTTGATGCTTTAAAATCTATATCAGAGCCTGAGATAAGATTAGAGTTTTCTGATGAAGCAGGTCCTTGTATAATTACACCGGTAGAAAATGAACATCATAAGAACTTTATTTTACCTGTGAGATTAAAGGGTGAGAAATTATGA
- the dnaA gene encoding chromosomal replication initiator protein DnaA: MSGQVDPLQLWQHILKILSNELNNDMSFNTVLKPSRLATLDDGRAVIEVPNDFIKSVIERRYLNLIKDIFNSVLKQNTSVEVRINPTGFDSELVQENLPISDDTSEVKAFSDDLTPSLNQKYTFDTFVVGNSNRFAHAASQAVAESPAKAYNPFFIYGGVGLGKTHLMHAIGHYILQRDPNCKVVYLSSEKFTNELINSIRDDKNVEFRNKYRTIDVLLIDDIQFIAGKERTQEEFFHTFNALHDANKQLVISSDRPPKEIPTLEERLRSRFEWGLITDIQPPDFETRIAILQKKAMMENLIVPDDVINFIATKIETNIRELEGALIRVVAYSSLTNCPIDMQLAEQVLKDLIPNGKPKQVTSVQIVKEVGNYFSINPEDFKSKKRTKDLAFARQVAMYLCCELTDLSLPKIGEEFGGRDHTTVIHARDKITSDMQQDIQLLNAIESIKKKILYS, encoded by the coding sequence ATGTCTGGTCAAGTAGACCCTTTGCAATTATGGCAACACATCTTGAAAATCTTGAGCAATGAACTAAATAACGATATGTCTTTTAATACGGTCTTAAAGCCTTCAAGGCTTGCGACGCTAGACGACGGGCGGGCTGTTATAGAAGTACCGAATGATTTTATAAAGTCTGTTATAGAAAGGCGTTATTTAAACCTTATAAAAGATATTTTCAACTCAGTTTTAAAACAAAATACCAGTGTAGAAGTAAGAATAAATCCTACAGGTTTTGATTCGGAACTTGTGCAGGAAAACCTGCCTATATCTGATGATACATCAGAAGTTAAAGCTTTTTCAGACGATTTAACGCCTTCCCTTAACCAAAAATACACATTTGATACTTTTGTAGTAGGTAACAGCAATCGTTTCGCCCACGCTGCCTCTCAAGCAGTGGCGGAGTCACCGGCAAAGGCTTATAACCCTTTCTTTATATACGGAGGAGTGGGTCTTGGTAAGACTCATCTAATGCACGCTATCGGTCATTATATACTTCAGCGGGATCCTAACTGCAAAGTCGTCTATCTTTCATCGGAAAAATTTACAAATGAATTGATAAATTCTATCCGCGATGACAAAAATGTAGAATTTAGGAATAAGTATAGGACAATCGATGTGCTTTTAATCGACGATATTCAATTTATTGCCGGAAAAGAAAGAACACAAGAAGAGTTCTTCCACACATTTAATGCTTTACATGACGCTAATAAGCAGCTTGTGATATCCAGTGACCGCCCCCCAAAAGAAATCCCTACTCTTGAAGAACGTCTAAGATCAAGATTTGAGTGGGGGCTTATAACTGATATTCAGCCGCCGGATTTTGAAACGCGTATTGCAATTTTACAAAAAAAGGCTATGATGGAAAACCTTATAGTTCCGGATGATGTAATAAACTTTATAGCCACAAAAATCGAAACAAATATTCGTGAGCTCGAGGGGGCGCTGATACGAGTAGTAGCTTATTCATCTCTTACTAATTGTCCTATAGACATGCAGCTTGCAGAACAAGTGCTTAAAGATTTAATTCCCAACGGAAAGCCGAAGCAGGTTACATCGGTGCAAATCGTAAAAGAGGTTGGGAATTATTTTTCCATAAACCCTGAAGATTTTAAATCAAAGAAAAGAACTAAGGATTTAGCTTTTGCAAGGCAGGTAGCTATGTATTTGTGCTGCGAGCTTACAGACCTTTCCCTTCCAAAAATCGGAGAAGAATTTGGAGGCAGGGACCACACAACAGTAATACACGCAAGAGATAAAATAACATCTGACATGCAGCAAGATATACAATTATTAAATGCAATTGAAAGTATAAAAAAGAAAATATTATACAGTTGA
- the rpmH gene encoding 50S ribosomal protein L34: MKRTYQPNRRYRKKTHGFRARMLKKSGRNVIKRRRLKGRKALTA, encoded by the coding sequence ATGAAACGGACATATCAGCCCAATCGCAGATACAGGAAAAAGACTCATGGGTTTAGAGCACGCATGCTTAAAAAGAGCGGTCGCAATGTTATTAAAAGAAGAAGATTAAAGGGCAGGAAGGCACTTACCGCCTAA
- the rnpA gene encoding ribonuclease P protein component produces MKKALRLTKNLEFINVYKSGRRISSPFFVMYIKKNDLGYSRLGVSVSKKVGKSVVRNKIKRQIKEIIRKNYDFINSGWDIVFSVKPAAVQLNYAQIEKEIISLLKRGRIYNDKKAFNLVNIVL; encoded by the coding sequence TTGAAAAAAGCCTTAAGATTGACGAAAAATTTAGAATTCATTAATGTGTATAAATCGGGAAGGCGAATAAGCAGCCCATTTTTTGTCATGTACATTAAAAAAAACGATTTAGGTTATTCCCGATTAGGGGTTTCAGTGTCTAAAAAAGTTGGGAAAAGTGTGGTAAGAAATAAAATAAAACGACAAATTAAAGAAATTATAAGGAAAAATTACGACTTTATAAACAGCGGCTGGGATATAGTGTTTTCAGTAAAACCTGCTGCGGTGCAACTTAACTACGCCCAGATAGAAAAGGAGATTATAAGTCTATTAAAAAGAGGTCGTATATACAATGATAAAAAAGCTTTTAATTTGGTCAATATTGTTTTATAA
- the yidD gene encoding membrane protein insertion efficiency factor YidD, translating to MIKKLLIWSILFYKKFISPLKPRTCRFYPTCSDYAILAIEKYGVVVGGFKAIKRILRCHPFNPGGYDPV from the coding sequence ATGATAAAAAAGCTTTTAATTTGGTCAATATTGTTTTATAAAAAGTTTATTTCTCCTTTAAAACCCAGAACCTGCAGATTTTATCCCACTTGTTCTGATTATGCTATTCTTGCTATTGAAAAATACGGAGTAGTCGTAGGTGGCTTTAAAGCAATAAAGAGAATTTTAAGGTGCCACCCTTTCAACCCGGGCGGGTACGACCCCGTTTAA